The Parachlamydiales bacterium nucleotide sequence GCTTCCTGTAAAGCCAACTCATAGAGCTCCATCTTCTCTTCATTTTCCTTCTCCAACATCTCCATGAGTTCTAAATCTTCTTCGTAACTGGAATGATACAGGTCTTCCAGACGGTCTTCAGTGTGTGTCATAATAGAGAGTTTAAGAAAAAAATAAGGCAACGCCTTATTCTCCGCACAAGAAGTCAATCAGTTCATTGACGAAATCCGTGTCTTGCTCGATCAATAGTCCATTTGTTTCCATAGTAGAGAGTTTGTGAAAAAGATAAAAAAGAAAAGCACCGTAAGGTGCTCAACTTTGTCAGGCTTGCACTCCTGACATACTGTGTCGATCCCTCGGCTCTACGGTGGGAAGTAGTACAGTGGATCACTATACGGTGACAAGTCGGGCAAAGGCCATGTGTCCTATAACCTGACTTAACAGGAAACTCAAGCCCTGAACACTTGCGAGGCTTTGAGTTTAGAATAACAATAACATAGCACTCACTATGCATGTGCATAGTGCAGCAAGCGCTACACAACGCATGCGTCAGCATGTTTGTGTTAGTGCTTGTGCGCTTGCACTTACTGCACATCTCTTGACCTGCCACTCTCTCTCTCTCTGCCTCTCCTCTCTCTTGACCTGCCCTCTGCCCAAACCCTCACATAAAAATAATCTCCACCATTAAGCATGCTTTCCCCTCTCCCTCACTCATGCCCCCCCTGCCCGGTCGCCACTACCACTTGCTCAAAGGGGCTATACGAGCTTTCAAACACAATTTTTAATATTTTTTTTCTGAGTTCAATATTTTTATATATATTTGTACAATAAATTAAACACGACAAAAGTTATGGAAGACTGGAGAGATTTTGTAAGCAACGAGTATATCAATGAGGTCCGTGAGGTCAGTGCCAGGGATCAGGAGGTGTTGATGCCGATGATAGTAGGGATATTGAAGAACCGTGTAGGGGAGAATGCCAGGATAAGCAACAGGGAGATTGTGGCGGTAATACGAGGTAGGGGATACAAGACGGACACGAGCAAGGTAAGGTTACTGATAAGGTTGATCAGAATATCGGGACAGGTGAGGAATCTGTGTGGGAGCACTAATGGTTACTGGGTAGCGGGGAGTTTGGGGGAGATGAAGCGGTACATGGACAGTAATCTGAGGCCACGGTGGAGGAAGGTACTGGTTTTGTACATGGCTATGAAGACGCAGTTGGAGGATATGGGAGGCAAGGGCGATGAGGTGTTGATGTTGAGTGAGTGGGAGGATATGACTTGATTATTTTTCTTTTAAATTAAAATATATGGAAGACATTAAATCATATTGGGCATGGGTAGAGTTACCGGATGGCAATAAGGAACTCTGTTGGGTAACCAAGGAAGAAGTGCAAAAGGCATATAAGGCAAAGGAATATAAAAGGACTGATATCGAGATACCAGAGTTTAGGTTCATTCGATGGGCAACAACATTTGACTTATGACACCAGAAGAATTTTTTAGAAATTATGTTAGGATAAATGATCTTCCGCCAAATGAACAGCAGGTAAAAGAATTCTTATGGTTTTTAAAATTACGTGAGGTACAAAGGAAGACTGGAAAGAATATTTTATTTTTGAAACACCGTGGGAGTATTCCAAATTAAAGTAGACTTGATTATCTTTTTCAAAAATTCAAATATTATGGAATCACAAAAAGACGACACAGGAAATTTTTATTGGATAAAGTGTTGGGATGTCAAAGAAGGAATTTTCCGCAGGAGAAGGTACTATTACACGATTATGCATTCCAACGGCAACAAACTGGGCACCAGCCAGGGTATCGACAACCGGAAGGACAGGGATGAAGTGGTGAGAGGCATTATGCAGAAGGGGATCCATATGGTCCAATGGGTGGATTCTCAAGGATTGGAGATTGCAAGGGATTTTAAGGTTGGTTAGTCCAATCTTATCATAATGGTGGTTTAAAGTTGGCGGGGCATTCACTTATGACGGATGTCCCGTTTTTTTTCTGAACTTTAAAACTAAAATATTATGGAAATTAAATTCACAAAGCCACAAATAAAATTATTGAAACAACGTGCGACAGTAGTTAAGACTAAAACAGGAATATATTATTATCTTCCATATTGGTATAAAGAAACAAATAAGGAGAATGTTCTCGATAAAATTTCATTCGAACATTTACCGGTTGATTTACAATCTGCTATTCGTACCCAAAGAAATCCAATCCGGAAACGATGAAAAAACAGGTAGTTTTGTGTTCCAAATTAGACGCATGGGAATGCAAGTTATGTATCTTTTCGGAAAAGATTACCACTGAGAAGGTCGGTGAACTTATATACATCTGTCACAAGAACCGTATGAAATTTTCCGAAGAGAAGTGCGTCGATTTGGTAACCAATGATCAGTTGATAAAAAGAATTGAAAAAGAAAAAGAAAAAACAAAAATAAAATCATGAAAAAACTATCATTATTATTCGCATTACTTGTTGGGATCATTCTATTGATGGGATTGAAACCGATCAATAAAATCCAATGGATGACTCTGGATGACGGATTGTACTATGCCGAATATGATTCACCGGTAAAGTCTATCACAGGCGATTCTAAAATCAATATTTTGAAGATCAATCCGGCCACATATAAACTTAACCTGTTCACTGAAAAAGAAAATGGATGGGTCAGAAGGACGGCGCCGCAATGGGCCGGTTATAAAAACCAGGTCGCCATCATTAATGCAGGCATGTTTATGGGTGACCGGCGTAGTTGCGGTTACATGAAGAACTTTGGTGAAATAAATAATTCACATGTCAGTGAGAACAATTGTGTATTGGCCTTTAATCCGATGGGAAAAGATATTCCAACCGTTCAGATAATAGATCGTCAATGCCAAGAATGGAATGCCTTACGATACCGGTATCAATGTTTCGACCAGTCAATACGGATGGTTGACTGTAACCAGGTTAATGTTTGGAAAGATGTGGACAAGATGTGGAGTGTGGTAACTATTGCGATGGACAAAGATGGGAATGTATTATTCATTTTCTGCCGGTCACCATACCGGATGCATGACTTTATAGATATCCTATTGAATGCACCGATAGATCTGTACAACATGATGTACCTGGAAGGTGGGCCTCTTGCATCGTTTTACTTGAACTGCAATGGCAAACAGGTGAAAGGTATCGGTAGTTATGAAAGCGATTTTTATGAAAGCAACGGAAACAATCATTTTTGGACAATTCCTAATGTAATAGGGATAGAAAGGATTGTGAAATGAAAGTAATTATAACAGACATTTCTGAAGGAGATGCTTACTATAGTGTCAGAAGTAAAATCATAGGTAAATCCGGAACGATGACTAATATTGATCAATGGGATAATGGATGGACTGGATGTGACTTTACATTTTCAAGATTAACAAAAGAAATAAAAGATTTCTGTACAGACGGAAAAGTATCATTTTTTGAAATCAAATATAAAACAAAAAAGTAACATTTATGGAAGACTATCAGATCATTGACATCGCCAAGGTTTGTCACGAGGCAAACAAGGCATTCTGTGAAACATTGGGAGACCATTCGCAAAAACCGTGGAGTGACGCACCAAACTGGCAAAAAGAAAGTGCCATTATCGATGTGAAAGCAAAACTATCCAATCCAGATATGACGTCGGAACAATCTCATGAAAGTTGGATGAAGACCAAACTGGATGCTGGGTGGAAATGGGGACCGGAAAAGGATGCGATAAAAAAAGAACATCCGTGTCTGGTGCCTTATCATCAGTTGCCACGTACCCAGCAACTCAAGGACCATCTTTTCCAAGCCATCGTAACAGCCCTGTCATAATAATAAAATACGCCCCGGTTATCCGGGGTTATTTTTTTTATAAATTTAAAACTTTAAACTTATGGAAAAACAACTTGCATTCTTTAAAGAAACAAAAACCTATTCACCGGACCGGTTACCTATGCATATGTGGGCACAGGAAGACATACCTGGAAACAAATTCATGACCAAAGGCAAACAGTCCATGTCCAGTTTGGAACTGCTGAGCATTATCATCAACTCCGGATGTAAAGGAGAAAATGCTATTGACATCGCCCGGGCATTGCTGCATAAATTCGACAATTCATTTGACAATATCGCCACGGCAAGTATAAAACAACTCTGCCAGGTCAAAGGCATAGGTCCCAAGAAAGCCCTGCAGATACAAAGCGCTTTGGAGATCGGTAATCGCCGGCGCCAGGATGGTAGTCTACAGAGAGAGAAAGTGGTTTGTTCAAAAGACATCTATGATCTATACCGGCACCTGTTCGTCGACGCAGTCTATGAAACTTTCTGGACTGTAATCGTTAACCGTGCCAATAAAATCATCAAAACCGTCCAAGTTTCCGATGGGGGCATATCGGGAACTACTTGTGATCCGAAAAGGATTTTCAAGATGGCATTGGATTGCAATGGAAGCAGTGTATTTTTAATGCATAACCACCCAAGCCAATCAATCGTTCCATCTGACGCTGATATTCAATTAACTAAAAAAATGGTAAATGCTGGTAAACTTCTTGACCTTCCTATAACGGATCATTTGATATTTGGGGGAAATTCATATTATTCATTTGCGGATGAAAATAGAATCTGAATAAAAAAATATTATTATTGTTTATGTATAATAATAGTATTATCTTTATTCAAAATCAAAATCATATGCAACGAATGTTTTATACCAATGGACAAATTTTAGGAAACAATATAATATTTCTTAATGAAGTTTCAAAAAAACGTAAAAATTACACAAGAGCATTATTTAAATGTCATTGTGGAAAGGTTTTTGAATCCGATATTTCTCCAATAAAATCATTAAATACAAAATCTTGTGGTTGTTTAAATACTTCTGATGTTAGATCAAAAAGAGAGACAACACATGGTTACTATGGACATACCGTTTATCGAAAATGGATATCAATGAAGGAAAGATGTTATAGAGTAAAGGCATTTAATTATCATAAATATGGTGGTAGGGGGATACAAGTATGTGAAGAATGGAAAGATGATTTCCTTTCTTACTACAATTATGTTATAAATCTTGATGGATATAATGAAGATTTATTGAAACAAAACAAACTCTCTATTGACAGGAAAGACAACAATGGTAATTATGAACCGGGAAATTTACGAATAACAGATTGGCATATGCAAAGTGTTAATCAAAGAATACAAAACAATAATACATCGGGAAATGCTGGTG carries:
- a CDS encoding phosphodiester glycosidase family protein, which translates into the protein MKKLSLLFALLVGIILLMGLKPINKIQWMTLDDGLYYAEYDSPVKSITGDSKINILKINPATYKLNLFTEKENGWVRRTAPQWAGYKNQVAIINAGMFMGDRRSCGYMKNFGEINNSHVSENNCVLAFNPMGKDIPTVQIIDRQCQEWNALRYRYQCFDQSIRMVDCNQVNVWKDVDKMWSVVTIAMDKDGNVLFIFCRSPYRMHDFIDILLNAPIDLYNMMYLEGGPLASFYLNCNGKQVKGIGSYESDFYESNGNNHFWTIPNVIGIERIVK
- a CDS encoding RyR domain-containing protein produces the protein MEDYQIIDIAKVCHEANKAFCETLGDHSQKPWSDAPNWQKESAIIDVKAKLSNPDMTSEQSHESWMKTKLDAGWKWGPEKDAIKKEHPCLVPYHQLPRTQQLKDHLFQAIVTALS
- the radC gene encoding DNA repair protein RadC; this encodes MEKQLAFFKETKTYSPDRLPMHMWAQEDIPGNKFMTKGKQSMSSLELLSIIINSGCKGENAIDIARALLHKFDNSFDNIATASIKQLCQVKGIGPKKALQIQSALEIGNRRRQDGSLQREKVVCSKDIYDLYRHLFVDAVYETFWTVIVNRANKIIKTVQVSDGGISGTTCDPKRIFKMALDCNGSSVFLMHNHPSQSIVPSDADIQLTKKMVNAGKLLDLPITDHLIFGGNSYYSFADENRI